The following are encoded in a window of Sinomonas cyclohexanicum genomic DNA:
- a CDS encoding molybdenum cofactor biosynthesis protein MoaE: MPTEQPTVEVVHAAVTIDPLSETAARAAVDAADAGAVVLFSGVVRDHDDGRGVTRLSYTAHPTAEAILRDVVDAVIHEHAAEHGASERAMRVWIAHRVGELAVGDAAFVCAVSAAHRGEAFRLCADLVDRVKEEVPIWKEQFFDDGGSEWVAALG, translated from the coding sequence ATGCCCACTGAGCAGCCCACGGTCGAGGTGGTCCACGCCGCGGTGACCATCGACCCGCTCTCGGAGACCGCAGCGCGCGCCGCCGTCGACGCGGCGGATGCGGGCGCCGTCGTCCTCTTCTCCGGCGTGGTGCGAGACCACGACGACGGCCGCGGCGTCACGCGCCTGTCGTACACCGCCCACCCCACGGCCGAGGCGATCCTGCGCGACGTCGTGGACGCGGTCATCCACGAGCACGCCGCGGAGCACGGGGCGTCCGAGCGGGCCATGCGCGTCTGGATCGCCCACCGAGTCGGCGAGCTGGCGGTGGGCGACGCCGCGTTCGTCTGCGCAGTCTCGGCCGCTCACCGCGGGGAGGCGTTCCGGCTCTGCGCCGACCTCGTGGACCGGGTCAAGGAAGAGGTGCCGATCTGGAAGGAGCAGTTCTTCGACGACGGCGGGAGCGAGTGGGTGGCCGCGCTGGGCTGA
- a CDS encoding MogA/MoaB family molybdenum cofactor biosynthesis protein — protein MRRAGILIASTRAATGVYEDRTGPVIADWLAEHGFEVIPAAVVPDGPSVGAALRALLSLGPSLVVTSGGTGLSPDDVTPEETLTLLDREVPGVMEAIRAAGLAKTPLAALSRGHAGLAGTTFVVNLPGSPSGVMDGLAVLDPIVEHICDQVEGSHAH, from the coding sequence GTGAGGCGCGCGGGGATCCTCATCGCGTCCACCCGCGCCGCGACCGGGGTCTACGAGGACCGGACCGGGCCGGTCATCGCGGACTGGCTCGCCGAGCACGGCTTCGAGGTCATCCCGGCCGCCGTGGTCCCGGACGGCCCGAGCGTCGGCGCGGCCCTGCGAGCGCTGCTCTCCCTCGGCCCGTCGCTGGTCGTCACGAGCGGCGGCACGGGCCTGAGCCCCGACGACGTCACGCCCGAGGAGACGCTGACCCTGTTGGACCGAGAGGTCCCGGGCGTCATGGAGGCCATCCGCGCCGCTGGCCTCGCCAAGACGCCCCTCGCGGCGCTGTCCCGGGGGCACGCGGGGCTCGCGGGCACGACATTCGTGGTCAACCTCCCCGGATCCCCGTCCGGCGTCATGGACGGACTCGCCGTCCTCGACCCGATCGTCGAGCACATCTGCGACCAGGTGGAAGGAAGCCATGCCCACTGA
- a CDS encoding molybdopterin molybdotransferase MoeA yields MTPHHPSVTGPGRVTGHVSVAGHRRVTAHRDRIAGLLAPLADLPLHRVPLSAGLGAALGEDLVAPVSLPPFDNSQMDGFAVRSADFRGDLDGGPRAFTVADPIPAGAVPAPLAPGHAAPIMTGAMMPPGADAVVPVERAVPSTYPAPGETVGLPPVEAGTYVRRAGSDVEAGAVVLRAGAALGAAQIGLAAGLGIEDVPVRPALRAVVVSTGAELAAPGTALAPGQIHDANGPLLAAALRESGLTVGNVAVRSDEPGELRRELRGLARLGAEDRPDLVITTGGVSKGAFEATKLALAGSDVEFSHLAMQPGGPQGLGTFEGLPIIAFPGNPVSCWISWEVLLRPVLSELLGAPRHRRVLRAPLAHGLASPAGKLQVRRARLRRDGAAELVGGPGSHLLGALAASDALVMVPEDVTELPAGAEVEVWLT; encoded by the coding sequence ATGACCCCGCACCACCCCAGCGTGACAGGGCCCGGCCGCGTCACAGGGCACGTCAGCGTGGCCGGGCACCGCCGCGTGACGGCGCACCGCGACAGGATCGCCGGCCTGCTCGCTCCGCTGGCCGACCTCCCGCTCCACCGCGTGCCGCTGTCCGCGGGGCTCGGGGCAGCGCTCGGCGAGGACCTCGTGGCGCCCGTGAGCCTGCCGCCGTTCGACAACTCCCAGATGGACGGGTTCGCCGTGCGCTCGGCGGACTTCCGCGGTGACCTCGACGGGGGCCCTAGGGCGTTCACCGTCGCGGACCCGATCCCCGCCGGGGCCGTGCCCGCCCCTCTGGCGCCGGGGCACGCCGCCCCGATCATGACGGGGGCCATGATGCCCCCGGGCGCGGACGCCGTCGTGCCCGTGGAACGTGCCGTCCCCTCCACGTACCCCGCGCCCGGCGAGACCGTGGGGCTTCCGCCGGTGGAGGCGGGTACCTACGTGCGGCGGGCCGGCAGCGACGTGGAGGCGGGCGCCGTCGTGCTTCGCGCCGGGGCCGCGCTGGGTGCGGCGCAGATCGGGCTCGCTGCGGGCCTCGGGATCGAGGACGTGCCCGTGCGGCCGGCCCTGCGGGCGGTGGTGGTCAGCACGGGCGCCGAGCTAGCGGCCCCGGGTACCGCGCTTGCGCCCGGCCAGATCCACGACGCCAACGGCCCCCTGCTGGCGGCGGCGCTGCGGGAGTCGGGCCTCACGGTCGGGAACGTCGCCGTGCGCAGCGACGAACCGGGCGAGCTGCGGCGCGAGCTCAGGGGCCTGGCCCGGCTCGGCGCGGAGGACAGGCCCGACCTCGTCATCACGACCGGCGGAGTGTCCAAGGGCGCGTTCGAGGCGACCAAGCTCGCGCTCGCGGGAAGCGACGTCGAGTTCTCCCACCTCGCGATGCAGCCCGGCGGCCCGCAGGGACTCGGGACGTTCGAGGGGCTGCCGATCATCGCGTTCCCCGGGAACCCCGTAAGCTGCTGGATCTCGTGGGAAGTGCTCCTGAGGCCGGTCCTCTCAGAGCTGCTCGGAGCGCCACGCCACCGGCGCGTGCTCAGGGCGCCGCTCGCACACGGCCTCGCCTCTCCCGCGGGCAAGCTCCAGGTGCGCCGGGCCCGGCTGCGGCGCGACGGCGCCGCGGAGCTCGTGGGCGGCCCGGGCTCCCACCTGCTCGGGGCGCTCGCCGCCTCGGACGCACTCGTCATGGTGCCGGAAGACGTCACGGAGCTCCCGGCCGGCGCGGAGGTGGAAGTATGGCTGACGTGA
- the moaC gene encoding cyclic pyranopterin monophosphate synthase MoaC produces MADVNKTPEHPFEPPPRLTHVRADGSAHMVDVSSKQETTREATAQAVLTTTPEVVALLAEGGLPKGDALSVARIAGIMAAKKTPELIPLCHPLPIAKVTVDFELGRASVAVYATVKTRGVTGVEMEALTAASVAALGVYDMIKAVDKHAVISEVKVLAKSGGKSGDWSLPGAGPVGGAGS; encoded by the coding sequence ATGGCTGACGTGAACAAGACCCCCGAGCACCCGTTCGAGCCACCGCCGCGGCTCACCCATGTGCGCGCCGACGGGAGCGCCCACATGGTGGATGTGAGCAGCAAGCAGGAGACCACACGGGAAGCGACCGCGCAGGCCGTCCTCACGACGACCCCGGAGGTCGTGGCGCTCCTGGCCGAGGGCGGCCTTCCCAAGGGCGATGCCCTCTCCGTGGCCCGCATCGCGGGGATCATGGCGGCGAAGAAGACGCCCGAGCTCATCCCGCTGTGCCACCCGCTGCCCATCGCCAAAGTCACGGTGGACTTCGAGCTCGGCCGCGCGTCAGTGGCCGTGTACGCGACGGTCAAGACCAGAGGCGTGACAGGGGTGGAAATGGAGGCGCTCACCGCCGCGTCCGTCGCGGCGCTCGGTGTCTACGACATGATCAAGGCGGTGGACAAGCACGCCGTCATCTCCGAGGTCAAGGTCCTGGCCAAGTCCGGCGGCAAGAGCGGCGACTGGTCCCTGCCCGGTGCCGGGCCCGTCGGCGGGGCGGGCTCGTGA
- the dapB gene encoding 4-hydroxy-tetrahydrodipicolinate reductase, whose protein sequence is MAERLPVAVLGANGRMGSEAVRAVDAAGDMDVVAALGRGDSLEALVDAGARYIVDLTVPDATEANVRFAVEHGMHAVVGTTGWTAARLESLGTLLSEYPDTGVLIAPNFALGSVLASAFAAKAARYFESVEVIELHHPDKVDAPSGTAVRTAQLIAASRSEAGVGPSPDATTKALDGARGADVDGVRVHSVRLRGLVAHQEVLLGSEGEELTIRHDSFDRASFMPGVLLGLRGVAAHPGLTVGLDGYLDLGL, encoded by the coding sequence ATGGCAGAACGACTTCCCGTGGCAGTGCTGGGCGCGAATGGGCGCATGGGTTCCGAGGCAGTCAGGGCAGTCGACGCAGCCGGCGACATGGACGTCGTCGCGGCGCTCGGGCGAGGCGACTCGCTCGAGGCCCTGGTGGACGCGGGCGCGCGCTACATCGTGGACCTCACCGTGCCGGACGCCACCGAGGCCAACGTGCGCTTCGCGGTCGAGCACGGGATGCACGCGGTGGTGGGCACCACCGGGTGGACCGCCGCGCGGCTCGAGTCTCTCGGCACCCTGCTCTCCGAGTACCCCGACACCGGCGTGCTCATCGCCCCCAACTTCGCGCTCGGCTCGGTGCTGGCCTCGGCGTTCGCCGCGAAGGCGGCCCGCTACTTCGAATCCGTCGAGGTCATAGAGCTCCATCACCCCGACAAGGTGGACGCGCCCTCCGGCACCGCCGTGCGCACCGCCCAGCTCATCGCGGCCTCGCGTTCGGAGGCAGGCGTCGGGCCCTCGCCGGACGCCACCACGAAGGCGCTCGACGGCGCGCGGGGGGCCGACGTCGACGGCGTCCGGGTGCACTCGGTGCGCCTCCGCGGGCTCGTGGCGCATCAGGAAGTGCTCCTCGGCAGTGAGGGGGAGGAGCTGACGATCCGGCATGACTCGTTCGACCGCGCGTCCTTCATGCCCGGCGTGCTCCTCGGGCTGCGCGGGGTCGCGGCCCACCCCGGGCTCACTGTGGGCCTCGACGGCTACCTGGACCTCGGGCTGTGA